From Chryseobacterium joostei, the proteins below share one genomic window:
- a CDS encoding metallophosphoesterase family protein — MKILHTADWHLGKRLDRFSRLEEQVSVMEEIIMIADEENVDLILIAGDLFDNFNPAVEAVELFYKTLKRLSQNGKRPVIAISGNHDSPNLINAPDPLARECGIILIGHPKAEIAPFGTEYFKIINSKEGFIEIEIKNLDFPVRILHTPYANEIRLKEYFGENKEEEINKVLSQTWKNLADEFCDEAGINLLTAHLYMNKKGSVILEEPEGEKPIKIGNADLIYSDSIPEQIQYTALGHLHGFQNIGTKEKPVIYSSSPLCYSFSEAGQTKYISIINAEPGKAVSYEKIALKNGRTLVRKTFTSVEETVQWLQENPNTFIELTLESETFLTADERKLIYQSHNGIVHLIPKVKNRESGEEVSQEINLNQDIETLFKDYFKSKNNGQGANEELMNLFNEILNT; from the coding sequence ATGAAAATTCTACACACTGCCGACTGGCATTTAGGAAAACGACTGGACCGATTCTCCCGACTGGAAGAACAAGTTTCAGTAATGGAGGAGATCATTATGATTGCTGATGAAGAAAATGTTGACCTTATTCTTATTGCCGGTGATCTTTTTGATAATTTCAACCCCGCAGTTGAAGCGGTTGAACTTTTCTATAAAACCCTGAAACGTTTATCACAAAATGGTAAACGTCCTGTGATTGCTATTTCCGGAAATCACGATTCTCCCAACCTCATCAATGCCCCAGATCCTTTGGCCAGGGAATGCGGAATTATTTTAATAGGACATCCTAAGGCAGAGATTGCTCCCTTTGGAACTGAATATTTTAAAATTATAAATTCAAAAGAGGGTTTTATCGAAATAGAGATCAAAAATCTAGATTTTCCGGTGAGAATACTTCATACCCCTTACGCCAATGAAATCCGTTTAAAAGAATATTTTGGAGAGAATAAGGAAGAGGAGATCAATAAGGTACTTTCTCAAACCTGGAAAAACCTTGCAGATGAATTTTGTGACGAAGCCGGAATCAATCTTCTTACGGCACATCTTTACATGAATAAGAAAGGAAGTGTAATACTGGAAGAACCTGAGGGTGAAAAACCGATTAAAATTGGAAATGCAGATCTTATTTATTCGGACAGCATTCCTGAGCAGATTCAATATACTGCTTTAGGACATTTGCATGGCTTTCAGAATATAGGAACAAAGGAAAAGCCTGTCATTTATTCTTCCTCTCCTCTATGCTACAGTTTTAGTGAAGCGGGACAGACAAAATATATTTCCATTATCAACGCAGAACCGGGAAAAGCAGTTTCCTATGAAAAGATCGCCTTGAAAAATGGAAGAACCTTGGTAAGAAAAACATTCACCTCTGTTGAAGAAACGGTTCAGTGGCTGCAGGAAAATCCAAATACATTTATTGAACTGACATTAGAGAGTGAAACGTTCTTAACGGCCGATGAAAGAAAATTAATCTATCAGTCCCATAATGGAATTGTTCACCTGATTCCAAAGGTCAAAAATCGGGAATCTGGTGAGGAAGTGAGCCAAGAAATCAATTTAAATCAGGATATAGAAACCTTGTTCAAGGATTATTTTAAATCGAAAAATAATGGTCAGGGAGCCAATGAAGAATTAATGAATTTGTTTAACGAAATTTTAAATACCTAA
- a CDS encoding VF530 family protein gives MEQQSKDPLHGKRLDAILEELVEYYEGFEKLGEQINIKCFTDNPSINSSLKFLRKTDWARAKVESLYLYVLRQKKREESKNRK, from the coding sequence ATGGAACAACAGTCCAAAGATCCTCTACACGGAAAAAGACTCGATGCCATCCTTGAAGAATTGGTAGAATACTACGAAGGATTTGAGAAACTGGGCGAGCAAATCAATATAAAATGTTTCACAGACAACCCGAGTATCAATTCGTCATTGAAGTTTTTACGAAAAACAGATTGGGCAAGGGCAAAAGTTGAAAGTTTGTATTTGTATGTTTTAAGACAGAAAAAAAGAGAAGAATCAAAAAACAGGAAGTAG
- a CDS encoding FKBP-type peptidyl-prolyl cis-trans isomerase, whose translation MTIENNHVVAVKYILHTIEADGSKVLVEETTAENPFTFLYGVGMMIPKFEQNIHGLKAGDKVDFTIHPEEAYGERQPDAMTQLPIDMFKESGIPPIGAILPLSDNEGNNFQAFVVEVTPEFVVADFNHPMAGKVLDFQVEVLNTRPATEEELSHGHSHGIDGTDAH comes from the coding sequence ATGACAATTGAAAACAATCACGTTGTAGCTGTAAAGTATATCCTTCACACAATCGAAGCAGATGGAAGTAAAGTTCTTGTAGAAGAAACAACAGCTGAAAATCCATTCACATTTTTGTATGGTGTAGGAATGATGATTCCAAAGTTTGAACAAAATATCCATGGTTTGAAAGCTGGTGATAAAGTAGATTTTACTATTCATCCTGAAGAAGCTTATGGTGAAAGACAACCGGATGCTATGACGCAATTGCCGATTGATATGTTCAAGGAATCAGGAATTCCTCCAATCGGAGCTATTTTACCTTTATCTGATAATGAGGGGAATAACTTTCAGGCATTTGTGGTAGAAGTAACTCCAGAATTTGTGGTAGCAGACTTTAATCACCCAATGGCAGGTAAAGTTTTAGATTTCCAGGTAGAAGTTTTAAACACACGTCCGGCGACAGAAGAAGAATTATCACACGGTCATTCTCACGGAATTGACGGTACAGACGCTCACTAA
- a CDS encoding YchJ family protein, with protein MNCPCCSGKPYEECCKPYHTGEKHAPTAEALMRSRFSAFAIPNGEYLMETTLPGKRKYHNKRDLQEWGEINEWTKLEIIQTPALNQVEFKAYYTDQDGHPQIHHEFSIFQKMHERWYYVSGEFLD; from the coding sequence ATGAATTGTCCCTGCTGTTCAGGAAAACCCTACGAAGAATGCTGTAAGCCGTATCACACAGGAGAAAAGCATGCTCCCACCGCAGAAGCATTGATGCGTTCCAGATTTTCGGCTTTTGCAATTCCAAATGGAGAATATTTAATGGAAACCACACTTCCCGGAAAACGAAAATATCATAATAAGCGGGATCTTCAGGAGTGGGGAGAAATTAATGAATGGACAAAACTGGAAATCATCCAGACTCCTGCCCTAAACCAGGTAGAATTTAAGGCTTATTATACTGATCAGGACGGACATCCACAGATCCACCACGAATTTTCTATCTTTCAGAAAATGCATGAACGCTGGTACTATGTTTCAGGTGAATTTTTAGATTAA
- a CDS encoding M3 family metallopeptidase, whose protein sequence is MKNISSVLLISALAFNQSCTTMKQTDTQQELPAPDPSLSSNPFMKKSKLQYETPEFDKIKNEHFKPAFDFGLKQHSAEIEKIANNPAAPTFENTIVALEKSGEVLRRAQIVFSNLTSANTNPTLQALDEEYAPIFAGHSDKMYLNENLYKRIKSIKEDGLDSESKRLVQYYKQNFEIAGANLSAADKEKLKQLNQELASLSTQYANKLLEARKQGGVFFSDAKELDGLSADEIAAAAADAKTAGQPGKYLLALQNTTQQPLLQNLKNRATREKLFKASWTRAEKGDASDTRETIEKLAKLRLKKAQILGKKNFAEWKLQDQMAKTPEAATKLMNQVATPAVETAKREAKDIQDLIDQQKGGFKVEPWDWNFYAEQVRKAKFDLDESEIKPYFEITTVLEKGVFFAAEKFYGLTFKKRTDLPVYHPDVVTYEVFDHDGKSIAIYYLDFYTRDSKNGGAWMSNFVEQSYLMGTKPVIVNCYNYQKPAPGKPSLISYDDVSTIFHEFGHSIHGMFASQKYPSLSGTNVPRDFVEFPSQINEHWALDPVVMKNYAVHYETKQPIPQALVDKIKKAATFNQGYMTTELVSAAALDMDWHSVTNESQFIPVLDFEKQSLTNHGFTLATVPPRYHTPYFAHIWGGGYSAGYYAYLWSETLDNDAWEWIKNNGGLTRENGDRFRKYILSVGNSVDLNQAFRDFTGHDPDIKPLLRSRGFIK, encoded by the coding sequence ATGAAGAATATTTCATCGGTATTATTAATTTCTGCCTTGGCGTTCAATCAATCTTGTACTACAATGAAACAGACCGATACTCAACAGGAACTTCCTGCCCCTGATCCATCTTTATCTTCAAATCCTTTTATGAAGAAAAGCAAGCTTCAGTATGAAACTCCGGAGTTTGATAAAATTAAAAACGAACATTTCAAACCTGCCTTTGATTTTGGATTAAAACAGCACTCTGCTGAAATTGAAAAAATCGCCAACAATCCGGCGGCTCCTACTTTTGAAAACACAATTGTAGCGTTGGAAAAAAGCGGAGAAGTGCTAAGAAGAGCACAGATTGTCTTTTCTAATCTGACAAGTGCAAATACCAACCCTACTTTACAGGCCTTGGATGAAGAATATGCTCCTATTTTTGCCGGGCATTCTGATAAGATGTACCTGAATGAAAATCTTTATAAAAGAATCAAATCCATCAAGGAAGACGGGCTGGATTCTGAAAGTAAAAGATTAGTACAATACTATAAACAAAACTTTGAAATTGCAGGAGCTAATCTTTCTGCTGCAGATAAGGAAAAATTAAAGCAACTCAATCAGGAACTAGCTTCTCTTTCTACGCAATATGCCAATAAGTTATTGGAAGCAAGAAAGCAAGGAGGGGTATTCTTCTCTGATGCAAAAGAATTGGACGGACTTTCTGCGGACGAAATTGCAGCGGCTGCAGCTGATGCTAAAACAGCAGGACAACCAGGAAAATATCTTCTTGCTCTGCAAAATACTACACAGCAACCTCTTTTACAAAACCTGAAAAACAGAGCAACCAGAGAAAAGTTGTTCAAGGCTTCATGGACAAGAGCTGAAAAAGGAGATGCCAGCGATACCAGAGAAACCATTGAAAAACTGGCTAAGCTTAGACTTAAAAAGGCTCAGATCTTAGGTAAAAAGAATTTTGCTGAATGGAAACTTCAGGACCAAATGGCAAAAACTCCTGAAGCTGCTACTAAACTAATGAACCAGGTGGCAACTCCGGCAGTAGAAACAGCTAAACGCGAAGCAAAAGATATTCAGGATCTTATTGATCAACAAAAAGGAGGTTTCAAGGTAGAACCTTGGGACTGGAATTTCTATGCTGAACAAGTAAGAAAAGCGAAATTTGACCTGGATGAGAGTGAAATAAAGCCTTATTTTGAAATTACTACCGTTCTTGAAAAAGGAGTTTTCTTTGCTGCTGAAAAATTCTATGGACTGACATTCAAAAAAAGAACAGATCTTCCTGTTTATCATCCGGATGTAGTTACGTATGAGGTTTTCGATCATGATGGAAAATCTATCGCAATCTATTATCTGGATTTCTACACAAGAGATTCTAAAAACGGGGGTGCCTGGATGAGTAACTTCGTAGAGCAGTCTTATTTAATGGGAACAAAACCTGTAATTGTAAACTGTTATAATTATCAGAAACCTGCTCCTGGAAAACCATCTTTAATTAGTTATGATGATGTTTCAACCATTTTCCATGAATTTGGTCACTCCATCCACGGAATGTTTGCAAGCCAGAAATATCCATCACTTTCAGGAACTAACGTACCTAGGGACTTTGTTGAGTTCCCATCTCAGATTAATGAGCACTGGGCTTTAGATCCTGTTGTTATGAAGAATTATGCTGTTCATTACGAAACAAAACAACCTATTCCACAAGCTTTAGTAGATAAAATTAAAAAAGCAGCCACTTTTAACCAAGGGTATATGACTACGGAATTAGTTTCAGCTGCAGCATTGGATATGGATTGGCATTCTGTAACGAATGAGAGCCAATTTATTCCTGTTTTAGATTTCGAAAAGCAATCCTTAACTAACCACGGATTTACATTAGCAACAGTTCCGCCAAGATACCATACTCCTTATTTTGCTCACATTTGGGGAGGCGGATATTCAGCAGGATATTATGCTTACCTATGGTCTGAAACATTGGATAACGATGCATGGGAATGGATCAAAAACAATGGCGGTTTAACCAGAGAAAATGGAGACCGTTTCAGAAAATATATTCTTTCTGTAGGAAATTCAGTAGACCTTAATCAGGCATTCAGAGATTTCACAGGACACGATCCGGATATCAAACCTTTATTAAGAAGCAGAGGTTTTATAAAATAA
- a CDS encoding GIN domain-containing protein has protein sequence MKKRTLFILSAFVVLASCNERHEKKNREKSGWVEKVINTESGPIQQKEFNGDFDEIQVSQAIDAEIIKSETEKVVISAPQNIINEILVDNNGGKLHIHYKSGIRVMNVHKVTAKIYTKDFTKLIAESAASISVKDKFTQEKTTVEVSSAGSISGDMEANDFNINAGSSSNFSGKVWAVNLGIESSSGSSIDISGKAKHADINSSSGSSISARDVIADNVEAEASSGASIQISAVSSVRAEASSGGSVDVSKKGELKNITKDESSGGSVNIQ, from the coding sequence ATGAAAAAAAGGACTCTTTTTATTTTATCTGCCTTCGTGGTATTAGCCTCATGTAATGAAAGACATGAGAAGAAGAACAGAGAAAAAAGCGGCTGGGTAGAAAAAGTAATCAATACAGAAAGTGGGCCGATACAGCAGAAAGAATTCAATGGAGATTTTGACGAAATTCAAGTTTCCCAAGCTATAGATGCAGAAATTATAAAATCCGAAACAGAGAAAGTAGTGATCTCAGCACCTCAAAATATTATCAACGAGATTCTTGTAGATAATAATGGTGGAAAGCTTCATATTCATTATAAATCCGGAATCAGAGTGATGAATGTTCATAAGGTTACGGCTAAGATTTATACTAAGGATTTTACAAAACTAATTGCAGAGTCAGCGGCAAGCATTAGTGTAAAAGATAAATTTACCCAAGAGAAAACCACGGTTGAAGTATCAAGTGCAGGGAGTATTTCTGGAGATATGGAAGCTAACGATTTTAATATTAATGCAGGCAGCAGCAGTAACTTTAGTGGAAAAGTATGGGCTGTAAACCTGGGGATCGAATCTTCATCAGGGTCAAGTATTGATATTTCGGGAAAAGCTAAGCATGCAGATATCAATTCTTCTTCTGGCAGTAGTATCTCAGCCAGAGATGTAATTGCAGATAATGTGGAAGCTGAGGCATCCAGTGGAGCAAGCATTCAGATAAGTGCTGTTTCTTCGGTGAGAGCAGAAGCATCCTCAGGAGGGAGTGTAGATGTCAGCAAAAAAGGAGAGCTTAAGAATATCACCAAGGATGAAAGCAGTGGTGGAAGTGTAAATATTCAATAA
- a CDS encoding monovalent cation:proton antiporter-2 (CPA2) family protein — protein sequence MESSLAMNTLLFLGVAIIMVPLARKFGLSSVIGYILGGIIIGPYVLRLTGNNVNDIMHASEFGVIMLLFIVGLELEPRKFWEMRKKIMGLGLTQMLLTISLLFVVFISVGWRLDKAIAVAMCFALSSTAIVLQTLQEKNNFKTTAGEASFSTLLFQDISVIPILAILPIIANYKAKHHDNEIQILIQKLPEWLQAGTVILGVALLILLGRYVFVPFLRYVSKSGMAELLTASSLFLVIGVSELMIVIGLSPALGAFLAGVMLANSEFRHELEAQINPFKGLLLAVFFVSVGSTINFNIIQKDPLFIFSTVFAVLTVKFVVLYSIGKFFRIDTPQSLFYAFALSQVGEFAFVLINYASDLYLLGPELNAQLMAVTAITMCVTPILLIINDRFITPKFIKEIPEGENDYNILDSDVSQKKIIIVGFGHFGSTVGRLLKANKISATVLDRDSDRVKLLRSYGFKVYYGDATRIPILRAAGIEDAEILVLCLDDSGDNMFIAELVREHYPEVKIFVRAKNRIDAYEYLNNGINHIYRETLGTAVDMAVDVLHETGMRKYAARRLGQRFMAIDKASIRKLAKIKEDDDIALFTTKEILQREEELLAYDNLNFDNKNWEGSSSTDEEDEEESHD from the coding sequence ATGGAGTCTAGCTTAGCGATGAACACACTACTTTTTCTTGGTGTAGCCATTATTATGGTTCCACTGGCAAGAAAATTCGGGTTGAGTTCTGTAATTGGTTATATTTTAGGGGGAATCATTATTGGTCCCTATGTACTGAGGCTTACAGGAAATAATGTAAATGACATTATGCACGCCAGTGAGTTTGGTGTTATTATGCTCTTATTTATTGTGGGACTGGAACTGGAACCTAGAAAGTTCTGGGAAATGCGAAAGAAAATAATGGGATTGGGACTCACGCAGATGCTCCTCACCATTTCATTATTGTTTGTGGTATTCATCAGTGTAGGTTGGAGGTTAGATAAAGCCATTGCTGTGGCTATGTGTTTTGCTCTATCTTCCACGGCTATTGTATTGCAGACTTTACAGGAGAAAAATAACTTTAAGACAACGGCTGGAGAAGCATCGTTCTCTACCCTGCTATTTCAGGATATTTCAGTAATTCCAATTTTGGCTATACTTCCAATCATTGCTAATTATAAAGCTAAGCATCATGACAATGAAATTCAGATCCTGATACAAAAACTTCCGGAATGGCTTCAGGCCGGAACTGTAATCTTGGGAGTTGCCTTATTGATTCTGTTAGGCAGGTATGTATTTGTACCTTTTCTACGCTATGTTTCAAAATCAGGAATGGCAGAACTACTTACAGCTTCTTCTTTATTTTTGGTTATTGGGGTATCTGAGCTGATGATCGTCATTGGTTTATCTCCTGCGCTAGGAGCTTTCCTGGCCGGGGTAATGCTTGCTAACAGTGAGTTCCGACATGAGCTTGAAGCGCAGATCAATCCTTTTAAAGGGTTATTATTGGCTGTGTTTTTCGTTAGTGTTGGCTCAACTATTAATTTTAATATTATTCAAAAAGATCCCTTATTTATTTTCAGTACTGTATTTGCTGTATTGACTGTAAAGTTTGTGGTTTTATACTCCATCGGAAAGTTTTTCAGAATAGATACCCCGCAAAGTCTGTTCTATGCATTTGCACTATCGCAGGTCGGGGAATTTGCGTTTGTACTGATTAATTATGCTTCAGACCTTTATCTTTTAGGCCCTGAGCTGAATGCACAACTTATGGCTGTTACTGCCATTACGATGTGCGTCACCCCTATTCTTCTCATCATTAATGATAGATTTATTACTCCAAAGTTCATCAAGGAAATTCCTGAAGGAGAAAACGATTATAATATTCTGGATAGTGATGTAAGCCAAAAGAAGATCATTATTGTAGGTTTTGGGCATTTTGGCAGTACTGTGGGGCGGCTTTTAAAGGCTAATAAAATTTCAGCAACTGTTTTGGACAGAGACTCGGACCGTGTAAAGTTGTTGAGAAGTTATGGTTTCAAGGTTTATTATGGTGATGCTACAAGAATTCCCATTTTAAGGGCTGCAGGAATTGAGGATGCTGAGATTTTGGTTTTATGCCTTGATGATTCCGGTGATAATATGTTCATAGCAGAGCTTGTTCGTGAGCATTATCCTGAAGTAAAGATATTTGTAAGAGCAAAAAACAGAATTGATGCCTATGAGTATCTGAACAACGGCATCAATCATATTTATAGGGAAACTTTAGGAACTGCTGTGGATATGGCCGTGGACGTACTCCATGAGACCGGCATGAGAAAATATGCTGCAAGACGCCTTGGGCAAAGGTTTATGGCCATAGATAAAGCTTCCATAAGAAAGTTGGCAAAAATAAAGGAAGACGATGATATTGCTTTATTTACTACAAAAGAAATCCTCCAGCGTGAAGAGGAATTATTGGCTTATGACAATCTTAATTTTGATAACAAAAATTGGGAAGGATCCTCATCCACCGATGAAGAAGATGAGGAAGAATCCCATGATTAA
- a CDS encoding NAD(P)H-dependent oxidoreductase has protein sequence MKKTLVVFAHPYLEHSNSNVELINFYVRHQHYTLRDLYEEYPDFHIAAFRERKRLANYERFVFQFPLIWFGMPPLLRLWIDEVFDRDWLQPGKVNPLENKEVYILVTTGGKERSFSKDGTYQYSVDELISGLIVSLKVFKADIKHIKIVYEANKLSKKDIILHKKEFTELLNQ, from the coding sequence ATGAAGAAGACGCTGGTTGTATTTGCACACCCTTACCTGGAGCACTCCAATTCTAATGTAGAGCTTATCAATTTCTACGTTCGTCATCAGCATTATACTCTACGAGATCTTTATGAAGAATATCCTGATTTTCATATTGCTGCCTTCAGAGAAAGAAAACGTTTGGCCAACTATGAACGATTTGTCTTTCAATTCCCACTGATATGGTTTGGAATGCCTCCTTTATTAAGATTATGGATTGATGAAGTCTTTGACCGCGATTGGCTACAACCGGGAAAAGTAAATCCCCTGGAAAATAAGGAAGTCTACATTCTGGTAACAACCGGAGGAAAGGAAAGATCTTTTAGTAAAGACGGAACCTATCAATATTCAGTTGATGAACTCATTAGTGGTTTGATTGTCTCATTAAAGGTTTTCAAGGCAGACATCAAACACATCAAGATTGTTTACGAAGCCAATAAGTTGTCTAAAAAAGACATTATTTTACATAAAAAAGAGTTTACAGAACTACTCAATCAATAG
- a CDS encoding TPM domain-containing protein: MKLRSLKIVFSFLLICFYTFVSAQYTIPEKPAVLYPIFDEAGLLSQQEKDALNNKLIKFADSTSTEIEVIIIKSTKGDDINFLATMFGERWKIGKKGVDNGVVFLVATEDRTMSIQQGRAVEQYLTASVAGQILDYIVTPNFKKGLWYDGINRGTSAIMEAVQGKFKPEATTAPSGDGSALKIVIIAFVIFIIIAILFSNRGGGGSGGNYDDDDDVIITRKGRRNYPGGFFPFPGSFGGGGFGGGSSGGGGGGFGGFGGGGSFGGGGASGGW; encoded by the coding sequence ATGAAATTACGTTCTCTTAAAATAGTATTTTCATTTTTATTGATATGCTTTTACACTTTTGTATCAGCACAATATACCATTCCTGAAAAACCGGCTGTTCTATACCCTATTTTTGATGAAGCAGGTCTGCTTTCTCAACAGGAAAAGGATGCGCTTAACAACAAACTGATCAAATTTGCAGATTCTACCTCAACAGAGATTGAAGTTATTATCATCAAATCCACCAAAGGAGATGATATTAATTTTCTGGCAACGATGTTTGGTGAGCGATGGAAAATCGGAAAAAAAGGAGTAGATAACGGAGTGGTCTTTCTTGTAGCAACGGAAGACAGAACAATGTCTATTCAGCAAGGAAGAGCCGTGGAACAGTATCTTACAGCATCAGTAGCAGGCCAGATTCTGGATTATATTGTTACGCCTAATTTTAAGAAAGGTCTCTGGTACGATGGTATTAACCGGGGTACCTCAGCCATTATGGAGGCAGTTCAGGGAAAATTCAAGCCTGAAGCCACTACAGCTCCTTCCGGTGATGGAAGTGCTCTTAAAATTGTCATTATTGCCTTTGTTATTTTCATCATTATTGCCATTCTTTTCAGTAATCGTGGTGGTGGTGGCAGCGGTGGAAATTATGACGACGACGACGATGTAATTATTACACGCAAAGGACGCAGAAACTATCCTGGCGGCTTCTTCCCATTCCCTGGCAGTTTTGGAGGCGGAGGCTTTGGTGGTGGAAGTTCCGGTGGCGGAGGCGGTGGTTTTGGCGGCTTCGGCGGAGGCGGAAGCTTCGGCGGCGGAGGTGCTTCCGGCGGATGGTAA
- a CDS encoding TPM domain-containing protein, producing MGNHLTNQQIASLVEAIQSAEDHSTGEIRVHIDSNTESNLAKTAFEVFRELCMNKTTDRNAVLFYINFEQKYLTIIGDSGIHEKVNQSYWNHLHDYITAEFAKGNYYKALQSAILETGLELKKYFPVEGENPNQLPNEITFS from the coding sequence ATGGGTAATCACCTTACAAATCAACAGATCGCTTCCCTTGTGGAAGCGATTCAGTCAGCAGAAGATCACTCTACAGGAGAGATCAGGGTACATATTGACTCTAATACTGAAAGCAATCTTGCAAAAACAGCATTTGAAGTTTTCAGGGAACTCTGTATGAACAAAACTACTGATAGAAATGCTGTGCTTTTTTATATCAATTTCGAACAGAAATACCTGACTATTATTGGGGATTCCGGAATTCATGAGAAAGTAAATCAATCCTATTGGAACCATCTGCATGACTATATCACTGCTGAATTTGCCAAAGGTAACTATTATAAGGCATTACAAAGTGCCATTCTGGAAACAGGCCTTGAACTAAAGAAATATTTTCCTGTAGAAGGAGAAAACCCAAACCAACTCCCGAATGAAATTACGTTCTCTTAA
- a CDS encoding LemA family protein: MKNKGCLGAGTIGIALLIIVAVLFFWGKSGYNSFVDKEQTVNAKWSNVETVYQKRANLIPNLERTVKSYSKFEQETLTQVVEARSKATSINVDPTNMTDADIAKFQAAQGELSGALSRLMAVVESYPNLKADQQYINFQREYTAIENSIRTETVYYNDAAKTYNTSIKTFPNNILANFTNFKEKPYFKAEAGAQKAPEVFK; encoded by the coding sequence ATGAAAAATAAAGGATGTTTGGGCGCCGGAACAATTGGTATTGCCCTCCTTATTATTGTTGCAGTCCTATTCTTTTGGGGAAAAAGCGGATATAATAGCTTTGTAGACAAAGAACAGACTGTTAACGCAAAATGGTCCAACGTAGAGACTGTGTATCAGAAAAGAGCGAATCTTATTCCTAATTTGGAAAGAACAGTAAAGTCTTATTCAAAATTTGAGCAGGAAACTTTAACACAGGTGGTTGAAGCACGTTCCAAAGCAACTTCCATCAATGTGGATCCTACCAATATGACAGATGCTGATATTGCAAAGTTCCAAGCTGCACAGGGGGAATTATCAGGCGCATTAAGCAGATTGATGGCTGTAGTAGAGTCTTATCCTAACCTGAAAGCTGATCAACAGTACATTAACTTCCAAAGAGAGTATACTGCTATTGAAAACAGCATCAGAACAGAGACTGTATATTATAACGATGCTGCAAAGACTTACAACACCTCTATCAAGACTTTCCCAAATAACATTTTGGCGAATTTCACCAATTTTAAAGAAAAACCTTATTTCAAAGCTGAAGCAGGAGCTCAAAAGGCACCTGAAGTATTCAAATAA
- a CDS encoding dihydrofolate reductase, with translation MTTIVVAMGEKNEIGFENQLLWHLPKDLKHFKDLTSGHPIIMGRKTYESIGKPLPNRTNIVVSRRKDWFEEGILIVGSLKEAMKFAKKIDEDVFVIGGGKIYEQTMEIVDKLEVTLVKTELKADTFFPKIDGKIWKKTSEVCHEKDEKNEYDFCFQTFEKIKSE, from the coding sequence ATGACAACAATAGTGGTTGCAATGGGAGAGAAGAACGAAATTGGTTTTGAGAACCAGTTGCTTTGGCATCTTCCTAAAGATTTAAAACATTTTAAAGACCTTACTTCGGGACATCCGATTATTATGGGAAGAAAGACGTATGAGAGCATTGGGAAGCCACTTCCTAACCGTACGAATATTGTTGTTTCAAGAAGAAAAGACTGGTTTGAGGAAGGAATCCTTATTGTGGGAAGCCTTAAGGAAGCTATGAAATTTGCTAAAAAGATTGATGAAGATGTTTTTGTTATTGGCGGGGGGAAAATCTATGAACAAACAATGGAAATTGTGGATAAACTTGAAGTTACTTTGGTAAAGACAGAGCTGAAAGCAGATACATTCTTTCCTAAAATAGATGGAAAAATCTGGAAAAAAACAAGTGAAGTATGTCATGAAAAGGACGAGAAAAATGAGTATGACTTCTGCTTCCAGACGTTTGAAAAAATTAAGAGCGAATAG